A stretch of the Bacteroidota bacterium genome encodes the following:
- a CDS encoding transcriptional repressor, which yields MSNRPEQLLKSHGVRITTIRKEIVSALLDKSTALSCKEIKENIGDDYDRVTVYRTLNTFVEEGIIHQIATGDGTVLYALCSSGSCNTHRHEDRHIHFLCSSCGQTFCLNYHRQPELDIPDGYSVKSLEISATGICKACSIS from the coding sequence ATGAGCAACCGACCGGAACAACTGCTGAAGTCGCATGGAGTTCGAATCACCACCATCCGCAAAGAGATTGTTTCAGCACTTCTCGATAAATCCACCGCCTTGTCGTGTAAAGAGATAAAGGAGAATATCGGTGATGATTACGACAGGGTGACTGTTTACCGTACTCTGAATACCTTTGTGGAGGAAGGGATCATCCATCAGATTGCAACAGGTGACGGCACTGTTCTATATGCTCTATGTTCCTCCGGTTCGTGTAACACCCACCGTCATGAAGACCGCCACATCCATTTCCTTTGTTCCTCGTGTGGACAAACCTTTTGCCTCAATTACCACAGGCAGCCCGAACTTGACATTCCTGACGGATATAGTGTGAAATCGCTGGAGATATCCGCCACCGGAATCTGTAAAGCCTGCTCAATCAGTTAA
- a CDS encoding MerC domain-containing protein yields the protein MKFNHLEHNKIHNIDKTGITVSTLCLIECTLRPVILTALALNNVGGFLHDLLALLVIPVSGYAVYKAWISHRNPFIISLLAIGTILIVSSSLLLGDAHDHGHSGFELNTHLIMVIAGGVSLITAHIMNTKYCNSCTV from the coding sequence ATGAAATTTAACCATTTGGAACACAACAAGATTCATAACATAGACAAGACAGGCATTACCGTATCCACTCTCTGCCTTATCGAATGTACTCTGAGACCTGTAATTCTTACTGCTCTTGCTTTGAATAATGTCGGTGGATTTCTCCATGATCTCCTCGCTCTCCTTGTGATTCCCGTTTCCGGTTATGCTGTTTATAAAGCATGGATTTCTCACCGGAATCCTTTTATTATCTCTCTACTTGCCATAGGGACAATACTCATTGTCTCCTCCTCTCTTCTGCTCGGTGACGCACACGACCACGGCCATTCAGGCTTCGAATTGAACACTCATCTCATTATGGTTATTGCCGGAGGTGTCTCCCTGATTACAGCACACATAATGAATACAAAATACTGCAATTCCTGTACTGTCTGA
- a CDS encoding DNA alkylation repair protein yields MEEKFLLRNVYSTTGVSHLAANIKAVYNEFDDKGFCSVVNSKLESLGFGERGNLISKSLDLFLPKDFEKAANILLEALPPVGSDELKGYEGFIIIPQAGFISRNGMDYFDLSIKVLFEMTLRFSTENDIRPFLIRYPEKTIARLKELARHPHALGRRLASEGTRPRLPLCGRLDIFIKDPSPVLEILEILKDDPALVVRRSVANNLNDISKDNPEVVVETLTRWKKNASHEREWLINHSLRTLYKMGHPKALELQGYPVQTEISLNSFSISKKAISLGESLGLDFILENKGDSPVKLMIDYGVHFKKANGANKLKVFKLSKKTLEPRQQIKFKKSVPFVPINTRVFYPGDHIIDLRVNGNVLGSCNFHLSL; encoded by the coding sequence ATGGAAGAAAAGTTCCTCCTCAGAAATGTCTATAGCACAACCGGCGTTTCGCATCTCGCTGCTAACATAAAAGCTGTTTATAATGAGTTCGATGATAAAGGATTTTGCTCCGTTGTCAACTCAAAACTTGAATCTCTCGGATTCGGTGAAAGAGGCAATCTCATCTCGAAATCGCTCGACCTGTTTCTCCCCAAAGACTTCGAAAAAGCGGCAAATATTCTGTTGGAGGCATTGCCCCCTGTTGGCAGTGATGAATTGAAGGGGTATGAAGGATTCATTATAATCCCTCAGGCAGGTTTTATCTCAAGAAACGGAATGGATTATTTCGATCTTTCGATAAAAGTTCTTTTCGAAATGACACTAAGATTCAGTACTGAAAACGATATCAGACCATTCCTGATCCGTTACCCCGAAAAAACCATTGCCCGGTTGAAGGAACTCGCCCGTCACCCGCATGCTCTCGGCAGAAGACTCGCAAGTGAGGGTACAAGACCCAGACTCCCCCTGTGCGGCAGACTCGATATTTTCATCAAAGACCCCTCGCCTGTCCTCGAAATTCTTGAAATATTAAAAGACGATCCCGCTCTCGTTGTCAGACGGTCAGTGGCAAACAACCTGAACGACATTTCCAAGGACAACCCGGAGGTGGTGGTTGAAACTCTCACTCGATGGAAAAAGAACGCTTCACATGAACGGGAATGGCTCATAAATCATTCGTTGAGAACGCTCTATAAAATGGGACATCCCAAAGCTCTCGAGCTGCAGGGTTACCCTGTACAAACGGAAATATCACTAAACAGCTTTTCCATCTCGAAAAAAGCTATCTCACTCGGTGAATCCCTTGGTCTTGATTTTATTCTCGAAAATAAAGGTGATTCTCCTGTAAAACTGATGATCGATTACGGCGTCCATTTCAAAAAAGCGAATGGTGCCAATAAACTAAAAGTTTTCAAATTGTCTAAAAAGACACTTGAACCCCGGCAGCAGATTAAATTTAAAAAATCTGTTCCGTTCGTTCCGATAAATACCCGTGTATTCTATCCGGGTGATCATATTATCGATTTAAGGGTAAACGGCAATGTTCTCGGAAGCTGCAACTTCCATTTGTCGCTGTAA
- a CDS encoding S46 family peptidase, with protein sequence MYITFFKSFRNVALTALLVVFSLSATVFAQHTGVNLDTVKAGKFDTGRMWTFDFPPTDHLKSTYNFSPDDEWYSNVRMSALRFADYCSASFVSADGLVMTNHHCGRESITGVSKEGEDLHKSGFWASTLAEERKVDGLFVEQLVYIEDVTSKIREAMDSGTTDDEKLKTRDAKKKELVEELKSKGLKGQVITFFNGGKYSLYGFKRYNDVRLVFAPEDQLGFFGGDPDNFTYPRYNLDCTFFRVYDENGQPLKTDHYFKWSTNGAMTGEPVFVVGNPGSTNRLYTVSMLESQRDYTTPVTIGFLKSLVNSYSKYLELKPEKAYEMNDQLFSFANGLKATNGQLEGLLNPVFMKKKQDWEAKFKAAVMADPKLASEYGELWDKIANGRKKMNEVFNELNAFRVRPMIFSQYFLTASGIVGAAKKGNKPELTVFPDDFDQTMSELLLKENIAFISGLIGTNHPAFIALTGGRTGDEAVKYLLEKSRLTSKDKVAEFLTMEVEDILKSDDPFIKYALLAQEKVKSHSDIVKKSQTEEAVFLEKLGRAVFEVYGTTIPPDATFSLRISDGVVKGYDYNGTTAPPITTFYGLYDRYFSHGKKFPWSLPEKWENPPAEFDLSVPFNFVSTNDIIGGNSGSPVINQKAEIVGLAFDGNIESLPGQFIFDETANRTVSVHSSGMYEAIKNLYKATRLANELKNGKLD encoded by the coding sequence ATGTATATAACTTTCTTCAAGTCCTTCAGAAATGTGGCTCTTACAGCCCTGCTGGTGGTCTTCTCACTTTCCGCCACCGTCTTCGCACAGCACACAGGAGTAAATCTTGATACTGTAAAAGCCGGCAAATTTGATACAGGAAGGATGTGGACTTTCGACTTCCCGCCTACTGATCACTTAAAATCAACCTACAACTTTTCACCCGATGATGAGTGGTACAGCAATGTAAGAATGTCTGCACTTCGCTTTGCCGACTATTGCTCTGCTTCATTTGTTTCCGCCGACGGTCTTGTAATGACAAACCATCACTGCGGCAGGGAGAGCATAACCGGAGTCTCCAAAGAGGGCGAAGACCTTCATAAATCGGGCTTTTGGGCTTCTACTCTCGCTGAAGAAAGAAAAGTTGACGGACTCTTCGTTGAACAGCTCGTTTACATCGAAGATGTGACCTCCAAAATCCGCGAAGCCATGGATTCCGGTACCACCGATGACGAAAAACTGAAAACCAGAGACGCCAAGAAAAAAGAACTCGTCGAAGAACTTAAAAGCAAAGGCTTAAAAGGACAGGTTATCACCTTCTTCAACGGCGGTAAATATTCCCTTTATGGTTTCAAAAGATATAATGATGTAAGACTCGTATTCGCTCCCGAAGACCAGCTCGGTTTCTTCGGAGGTGACCCCGACAATTTTACCTACCCAAGATATAATCTTGACTGCACCTTCTTCCGTGTTTACGATGAGAATGGTCAACCGTTAAAAACAGATCACTACTTCAAATGGAGCACAAACGGCGCCATGACAGGTGAACCGGTTTTCGTAGTAGGTAACCCCGGAAGCACCAACAGACTTTATACTGTCTCCATGCTCGAATCGCAGAGAGATTACACAACCCCCGTTACAATTGGATTTTTGAAATCACTTGTGAATTCATATTCAAAATATCTTGAATTGAAGCCTGAAAAAGCTTACGAAATGAACGATCAGCTCTTTAGCTTTGCCAACGGCTTAAAAGCCACCAACGGTCAGCTCGAAGGGCTCCTTAATCCTGTCTTCATGAAGAAAAAACAGGACTGGGAAGCAAAATTCAAAGCTGCAGTTATGGCTGATCCTAAACTCGCTTCCGAATATGGCGAACTTTGGGATAAAATTGCAAATGGCAGAAAAAAAATGAATGAAGTATTCAACGAACTGAATGCATTCAGAGTAAGACCGATGATCTTCTCACAATACTTCCTTACCGCTTCAGGTATCGTTGGTGCTGCCAAAAAAGGAAACAAACCTGAACTTACAGTGTTCCCCGATGACTTCGATCAGACAATGTCGGAACTTCTCTTAAAAGAAAACATCGCTTTTATCAGCGGACTCATCGGTACGAACCACCCTGCATTCATCGCCCTCACAGGCGGAAGAACAGGTGATGAAGCCGTTAAATACCTCCTCGAAAAAAGCAGACTTACCTCAAAGGATAAAGTTGCTGAATTTCTGACTATGGAAGTTGAAGATATTCTGAAATCAGACGATCCTTTTATCAAGTACGCTCTTCTCGCTCAGGAAAAAGTAAAATCGCACAGCGATATCGTGAAGAAATCGCAGACCGAGGAAGCCGTTTTTCTTGAGAAACTCGGCAGAGCTGTCTTCGAAGTTTATGGTACTACCATTCCACCGGATGCAACTTTCTCACTCAGAATTTCTGACGGTGTTGTAAAAGGTTACGACTACAACGGAACCACCGCTCCACCAATCACTACCTTCTACGGTCTCTACGACAGATACTTCAGCCATGGTAAAAAATTCCCCTGGAGCCTCCCCGAAAAATGGGAAAATCCACCAGCAGAATTTGATCTGAGTGTTCCGTTCAATTTCGTTTCAACAAACGATATCATCGGTGGTAACTCCGGTTCCCCTGTTATCAACCAGAAAGCTGAAATTGTTGGTCTTGCTTTTGACGGCAACATTGAAAGCCTTCCGGGACAATTCATCTTTGATGAAACTGCAAACAGAACTGTTTCTGTCCATTCTTCCGGAATGTATGAAGCTATAAAAAATCTTTATAAAGCTACCAGACTCGCTAACGAGTTAAAAAATGGCAAACTTGATTAA